The genomic interval TCGTCTGGTGTCAGACATTTGGGCAATGGTAAAGAGAGCGAGCGTTTGTATAAGGCTCCATCGATGATGGTGTAGTGGGCAGCTCGGCGCGTTAACCGTCTGGCCTCATCCATATCGTCCAGCAAGGTGCCTTGTCAGATATATTCCATTATAGGGGTCATCCAATTCACTTGCTGATATACGGGGGCCCCTAAGGGCGTGTCAATGGATGCTGAGTCCATCACTTCGGTGTAGACTGGCCTATCAAATTCCTCAAGGTCTCCAAAGGCGAGCTTTGACAGGAGATCGACATTAGCGTTCTCTTCTCTCGGTACATGGACAACCCACGATCGTTCAAATTGACCTAATAGGTTTCTTACTGCAGCCAGATATTTAGCCATCCTCGGCTCTCGGGCGGTATAATCCCCGGACATCTGGTTGACCACCAATTGGGAATCGCTATGAACACAGATCCTTTTCACCCTGAGCCTTAGAGCAAAGGCGAGGCCGGAAAGCATTGCCTCGTATTCGGCCTCGTTGTTGG from Rutidosis leptorrhynchoides isolate AG116_Rl617_1_P2 unplaced genomic scaffold, CSIRO_AGI_Rlap_v1 contig633, whole genome shotgun sequence carries:
- the LOC139884965 gene encoding uncharacterized protein; protein product: MEFLSMWIANKSGNGVGVILYSPDDFKVEYAMTLNFATTNNEAEYEAMLSGLAFALRLRVKRICVHSDSQLVVNQMSGDYTAREPRMAKYLAAVRNLLGQFERSWVVHVPREENANVDLLSKLAFGDLEEFDRPVYTEVMDSASIDTPLGAPVYQQVNWMTPIMEYI